A window of the Dongshaea marina genome harbors these coding sequences:
- a CDS encoding carbon starvation induced protein CsiD: protein MSGPPPLELHNDGTYVDERTDFVLMMKLAEENMLGGDSRLLHLDDWQELERFYHHPLAKQAIPWGAPPSKNVTCKVEHSVFFEEDCQGRPHMLYIDQFAEPQNLAQGLYLHQLGESLENDPYVFNVQVPVGSMLVVQNHCWLHGRDKFIESPGLRRELLRQRGHFC, encoded by the coding sequence GTGTCAGGCCCACCGCCCCTAGAGCTGCATAACGATGGGACCTATGTGGATGAGCGGACTGATTTTGTACTCATGATGAAGCTGGCAGAGGAAAATATGCTGGGGGGCGATTCCCGATTACTTCATCTGGATGACTGGCAGGAGCTGGAGAGGTTTTATCATCACCCCCTGGCGAAACAGGCGATTCCATGGGGAGCTCCTCCCAGTAAAAATGTAACCTGTAAGGTTGAGCATTCGGTTTTTTTTGAAGAGGACTGCCAGGGCAGGCCCCATATGTTGTATATCGATCAATTCGCGGAGCCGCAGAATTTAGCACAAGGCTTGTATCTGCACCAGCTGGGAGAGTCACTGGAGAATGATCCATATGTCTTTAATGTTCAGGTGCCGGTTGGATCTATGCTCGTGGTGCAGAATCACTGCTGGTTGCATGGTCGGGATAAGTTTATCGAAAGCCCTGGTCTACGCCGTGAGCTGTTACGGCAACGCGGACATTTTTGCTAA
- the lhgO gene encoding L-2-hydroxyglutarate oxidase: MEFDYIIIGGGIVGVSTAWQLKQKYPDKRILLLEKEDRFAKHQTGHNSGVIHAGVYYAPGSLKAQFCRQGLAATINFCQKHEIPYEQCGKLLVATSPLEVERMQALYQRCLKNGIEAELLTSDELKEREPHINGLGAIFVRQTGIVDYRRLTTQMADCFMALGGVSFLNAKVTGLTECKSHIEVCYQQQGEQKQIRGRYLISCSGLMADRMTRMLGIKTDFQIIPFRGEYYRLAAQHNHIVNHLIYPIPDPELPFLGVHLTRMIDGSVTVGPNAVQGWKREGYGKINLSLRDTWDMLCFRGFWRVLKNNFSTGVTETKNSWWKPGYLKQVQKYCPSLKLEDLRPYPAGVRAQAVLRDGSLVHDFLFVNTKRSLHVCNAPSPAATSAIPIGDYICRQVEKHGELLF; this comes from the coding sequence ATGGAGTTTGATTACATTATCATCGGTGGTGGCATTGTTGGGGTTTCAACGGCCTGGCAGCTTAAGCAGAAATACCCGGATAAGCGGATTCTATTACTGGAAAAAGAAGACCGATTTGCCAAACATCAGACGGGCCATAATAGTGGCGTGATCCATGCCGGGGTCTACTATGCGCCAGGAAGTCTGAAGGCCCAGTTTTGCCGTCAGGGACTGGCGGCGACCATCAACTTTTGTCAAAAGCATGAGATCCCTTATGAGCAGTGTGGCAAATTACTGGTTGCGACCAGCCCTCTTGAAGTCGAGAGGATGCAGGCTCTTTATCAGCGTTGCCTGAAAAATGGTATCGAGGCTGAGTTACTTACTTCTGATGAGCTTAAGGAGCGTGAGCCACATATTAATGGACTCGGAGCGATCTTTGTCAGACAGACCGGGATTGTTGATTATCGCAGGCTGACCACTCAAATGGCGGATTGTTTCATGGCGTTGGGAGGCGTGAGTTTTTTAAACGCGAAAGTCACCGGTCTTACTGAATGTAAGAGTCATATTGAAGTGTGTTACCAGCAGCAGGGAGAGCAAAAGCAGATCAGGGGCCGCTACCTCATTAGTTGCTCCGGCCTGATGGCGGATCGCATGACCAGAATGTTAGGGATCAAAACTGATTTTCAGATCATTCCTTTTCGGGGTGAATACTACCGTTTAGCTGCGCAGCATAATCATATTGTGAACCATCTTATTTACCCTATTCCAGATCCTGAGCTTCCTTTTCTAGGCGTTCATCTGACACGAATGATTGATGGCTCGGTGACCGTGGGGCCAAATGCGGTGCAGGGCTGGAAGCGGGAAGGCTATGGCAAGATTAATCTTAGCTTGCGAGACACCTGGGATATGCTTTGCTTCAGAGGGTTTTGGAGGGTCTTAAAGAATAACTTTTCGACAGGAGTTACCGAGACCAAAAATTCCTGGTGGAAACCCGGCTACCTCAAGCAGGTTCAAAAATACTGCCCCAGCCTCAAGCTTGAAGATCTTCGCCCTTATCCTGCGGGAGTTAGAGCGCAGGCGGTTCTCAGGGATGGTAGCCTGGTCCATGATTTTTTATTTGTGAATACCAAGCGATCACTTCATGTGTGTAATGCACCATCGCCTGCGGCGACCTCCGCGATACCGATAGGTGATTATATCTGTCGTCAGGTAGAGAAACATGGCGAGCTGCTATTTTAA
- a CDS encoding MBL fold metallo-hydrolase: MSLPLTQPSLQLRQLFDPESCAYTYLLIDSVTSAALLIDPVREQLDRDLRLIEELGVQLMFTLETHVHADHITSSGQIRQQTGAKIGFSAAANIAGADISLKEGDSLPLGQHQIRAIATPGHTSGCTCYYVDGMLFSGDTLLIRGCGRADFQEGDPGALYDSVTKKLFTLPDETRVYPAHDYNGRTMSSIGEEKRWNLRLGQGRSREAFIEIMNHLNLPLPKKIKEAVPANQQCAMDEPAQEGE, translated from the coding sequence ATGTCATTGCCGCTCACACAACCCAGCCTCCAGCTTCGCCAGCTGTTCGATCCTGAGTCCTGTGCCTATACCTATCTGCTGATTGACTCGGTGACAAGTGCGGCACTACTCATCGATCCTGTGCGAGAGCAGCTTGATCGTGATCTCAGGCTGATTGAGGAGCTGGGGGTTCAACTGATGTTTACTCTCGAAACCCATGTGCACGCCGATCATATTACCTCCTCGGGGCAGATCCGCCAGCAGACCGGAGCCAAGATTGGCTTTAGTGCGGCGGCGAATATTGCCGGGGCCGATATCTCTCTTAAGGAGGGCGATTCTTTGCCCCTGGGGCAGCATCAGATAAGAGCGATAGCCACCCCGGGGCATACCTCGGGGTGTACCTGCTACTATGTGGACGGCATGTTATTCAGCGGCGATACCCTGCTGATCCGGGGGTGTGGCCGAGCCGACTTCCAAGAGGGTGATCCGGGTGCCCTCTATGACAGTGTGACCAAAAAGCTCTTTACCCTGCCGGATGAAACCCGGGTGTATCCGGCCCATGATTACAATGGTCGAACCATGTCGAGTATCGGTGAAGAGAAGCGCTGGAACCTTAGGTTAGGTCAGGGGCGCTCCCGGGAAGCCTTTATCGAGATCATGAATCATCTTAACCTTCCCCTGCCAAAAAAAATCAAAGAGGCGGTGCCTGCAAATCAGCAGTGCGCCATGGATGAGCCTGCACAAGAAGGCGAGTGA
- a CDS encoding zinc-binding alcohol dehydrogenase family protein — protein MKAVAYQHCLPIQELKSLLDIELPTPQPAGRDLLVKVAAVSVNPVDTKVRKNRQPDLAHPGILGWDAVAEVVATGDEVSAYRVGDKVWYAGDLTRPGSNAEYQLVDERIVGHKPKSLSNAEAAAIPLTAITAWELLFDCLEFKNHPSQTKDPECRLLIVGAAGGVGSILTQLAAQLTSATIIATASRPESQQWVKTLGADHVIDHSRPLREELEKAGIGEITHVISLTHTEQHFAELVEVMAPRGKLALIDDPENGLDIMLLKPKSISLHWEMMFTRSMYQTADMDKQRELLNRVSSMFDQGILKSTLGEHYGSINATSLRRAHAHIESGKAIGKIVLEGFN, from the coding sequence ATGAAAGCCGTTGCCTATCAACACTGCCTGCCAATCCAGGAACTAAAGTCACTGCTCGATATTGAGCTGCCAACCCCACAGCCAGCCGGGCGCGATCTCCTGGTAAAAGTTGCAGCTGTCTCGGTGAATCCGGTCGATACCAAGGTACGAAAAAATCGACAGCCTGATCTCGCTCATCCCGGGATCCTGGGCTGGGATGCGGTTGCTGAGGTGGTCGCGACCGGGGATGAGGTCAGCGCTTACCGGGTTGGAGATAAGGTTTGGTACGCAGGCGATCTGACCCGTCCCGGCTCCAATGCCGAATATCAGCTGGTTGATGAAAGAATTGTTGGACACAAACCAAAATCACTGAGCAACGCAGAGGCCGCCGCGATCCCTCTAACCGCCATTACCGCCTGGGAGCTACTGTTTGATTGCCTGGAATTTAAAAATCACCCCTCCCAAACAAAAGATCCCGAGTGCAGACTATTGATCGTCGGAGCCGCAGGGGGCGTTGGCTCAATCCTGACTCAATTAGCCGCTCAACTGACATCGGCCACCATCATAGCAACCGCATCCCGCCCCGAAAGTCAGCAATGGGTCAAGACTCTGGGGGCCGATCATGTCATAGACCACAGCCGCCCGCTGCGTGAGGAGCTTGAGAAAGCAGGTATCGGAGAGATCACCCATGTCATCAGCCTGACCCACACAGAGCAACACTTTGCCGAGCTGGTTGAAGTGATGGCCCCTCGTGGCAAGCTCGCCCTGATTGACGACCCTGAAAACGGCCTGGATATCATGTTGCTGAAACCTAAGTCGATCTCACTGCACTGGGAGATGATGTTCACCCGCTCCATGTATCAAACCGCCGACATGGATAAACAGCGGGAGCTCCTTAACCGAGTTTCCTCCATGTTTGATCAGGGAATACTCAAGAGCACTCTGGGGGAACATTATGGCAGCATCAATGCCACCAGCCTCAGGCGAGCCCATGCCCATATAGAATCCGGTAAGGCGATCGGCAAAATCGTGTTGGAAGGCTTTAATTAA
- a CDS encoding LysR family transcriptional regulator, translating into MNVEDLQLFVSIADTGGISRSAQLLDMTPAAASAALKRLEQQLGCELFIRSTRQLRITAPGERFLAHCRTALASLEQARAAIDEPGGEMSGEIRLSVSSDLGRNFVLPWLDQLMELHPKLSLHLSLGDALVDFYMQRVDVALRYGWPEDSSMIALPISSIERVVCASPEYIARYGAPEYPEELEAHNALLYQLGSRTHDQWKFRDNEGHYKIKVVGNRVSNDGEVVHRWALAGKGIAFKSKLDIAADLKAGRLVQLLGNYQQEPTQLYLICPSRAKVTPVVLKLRDYLREQCQLLLE; encoded by the coding sequence ATGAATGTCGAAGATCTGCAACTCTTTGTCTCTATCGCGGATACCGGCGGGATCAGCCGCTCGGCTCAGCTTCTGGATATGACTCCTGCTGCGGCCAGTGCCGCGCTCAAACGTCTGGAGCAGCAGCTCGGATGTGAGCTGTTTATTCGCTCGACCCGCCAGCTCAGGATCACCGCTCCGGGGGAGCGTTTTCTGGCACACTGCCGCACAGCTCTTGCCAGCCTGGAGCAGGCAAGAGCAGCCATTGATGAACCGGGTGGGGAAATGTCCGGTGAGATCCGCTTGTCGGTATCTTCGGATCTGGGGCGAAATTTTGTGCTGCCCTGGTTGGATCAGCTGATGGAGTTACACCCCAAGCTCTCATTGCACCTGAGCCTGGGTGATGCCCTGGTGGATTTTTATATGCAGCGAGTTGATGTGGCGCTGCGCTATGGCTGGCCGGAGGATTCATCGATGATTGCGCTGCCAATCTCTTCGATTGAGCGGGTGGTGTGTGCCTCCCCAGAGTATATCGCCCGGTATGGCGCTCCCGAGTATCCGGAGGAGCTAGAGGCCCATAATGCACTCTTGTACCAGCTGGGTAGCCGAACCCATGATCAATGGAAATTTCGTGACAACGAGGGTCACTATAAGATCAAGGTTGTGGGGAACCGGGTCAGCAATGATGGTGAGGTGGTGCACCGCTGGGCGTTGGCCGGCAAGGGGATTGCCTTTAAGTCAAAGTTGGATATCGCCGCGGATCTTAAAGCCGGGCGGCTGGTGCAGCTTTTGGGAAATTACCAGCAGGAGCCGACTCAGCTATACCTTATTTGCCCCTCAAGGGCCAAGGTGACCCCCGTGGTGTTGAAACTTCGGGATTATCTGCGTGAGCAGTGCCAGCTTTTGCTCGAATAG
- a CDS encoding YwbE family protein, which translates to MSVPGRKEIQPGSRVAIVQKQDQRSGKLTEGVVQTLLTKSPTHPHGIKVRLETGEVGRVQQLLE; encoded by the coding sequence ATGTCCGTACCAGGTAGAAAAGAGATCCAGCCCGGAAGCCGGGTTGCGATTGTTCAAAAACAGGATCAACGCAGTGGCAAGCTGACCGAAGGGGTAGTACAAACCCTGCTGACCAAGTCCCCGACTCACCCCCACGGGATCAAGGTTCGCCTCGAGACCGGAGAGGTCGGCCGGGTGCAACAACTTCTCGAATAA
- a CDS encoding disulfide bond formation protein B — translation MFDILTRPLNILALFLLSLVLIAGLVFQFILNELPCPLCLLQRVGFAAVMFGFLLNVVEGPRKRHYGLILVAALFGAAVALRQISLHVIPGTPPYGSAILGLHYYTWAFVIFSLTILGTAILLLLSTDEPVIAPQMGMIAKMVCLLAIISVLLTFIMTFIECGPYQCPDNPVSYWLLQEFL, via the coding sequence TTTTTGCTCAGCCTGGTGCTCATCGCAGGTTTGGTCTTTCAGTTTATCCTCAATGAGCTCCCCTGCCCCCTGTGCCTGCTGCAGAGGGTTGGATTTGCCGCCGTGATGTTTGGATTCCTGCTCAATGTGGTCGAGGGCCCCCGCAAACGCCACTATGGTCTTATCCTGGTTGCCGCCCTGTTTGGTGCCGCCGTGGCCCTGCGCCAGATCTCTTTGCATGTGATCCCAGGCACTCCCCCTTACGGCAGCGCCATCCTGGGCCTTCACTATTACACTTGGGCCTTTGTTATTTTTTCACTGACCATACTGGGTACAGCCATTTTACTCCTGCTCTCCACCGATGAGCCGGTCATCGCCCCGCAAATGGGGATGATTGCAAAGATGGTATGCCTGCTGGCAATCATCAGTGTTCTCCTGACCTTCATCATGACCTTTATCGAGTGCGGCCCCTATCAGTGTCCGGATAACCCGGTGAGTTACTGGCTGCTCCAGGAATTCTTATAA